One window of Bacteroides sp. AN502(2024) genomic DNA carries:
- a CDS encoding metallophosphoesterase — protein sequence MRKHLRLTALLVTTILVLSSCSTQKQVRLVLLPDIQTYSRLYPDILRSQIQWAVEHADSIDFVLQQGDMTDHNIDKEWTVAASTLNMMDDKVPYVFVMGNHDLGKNSNKRDSQLFNKYFPYAKYSKMKNFGGAFEEGKMDNVWYTFKAAGIKWLILCLEFGPRNNVLDWAGEVAKKHPHHKVIINTHAYMYSDDTRMGEGDRWLPQKYGLGKDIGENAVNNGEQMWDKLVSKYPNILFVFSGHVLNSGVGTLVSIGEQGNKVYQMLANFQDGVKGTNRGQTGFLRIVDIDVKKKQVKVDTYSPYLKEYKTDAKNRFSFERVDFK from the coding sequence ATGAGAAAACATTTGAGATTGACAGCTTTATTGGTTACAACAATTCTGGTATTGTCAAGTTGCAGTACACAGAAACAGGTCAGATTGGTTTTATTGCCGGATATACAAACTTATTCACGACTTTATCCGGACATTCTGAGGTCGCAGATCCAGTGGGCGGTGGAACATGCAGATAGTATTGATTTTGTTTTGCAGCAAGGGGATATGACGGATCACAATATTGATAAAGAGTGGACGGTGGCAGCTTCTACCTTGAATATGATGGATGATAAAGTTCCTTATGTTTTTGTTATGGGAAATCACGATTTGGGAAAAAATTCGAATAAAAGAGATTCCCAGCTGTTTAATAAATATTTCCCTTATGCAAAATACAGTAAGATGAAGAATTTTGGAGGTGCATTTGAAGAAGGGAAAATGGATAATGTATGGTATACTTTCAAGGCTGCCGGAATAAAATGGTTAATTCTTTGTTTGGAGTTTGGACCTCGTAATAATGTACTTGATTGGGCCGGAGAGGTTGCGAAGAAACATCCGCACCATAAGGTGATTATTAATACGCATGCGTATATGTATTCAGACGATACACGTATGGGAGAAGGAGACCGTTGGTTGCCTCAGAAATATGGTTTGGGAAAGGATATCGGTGAGAATGCGGTGAATAATGGTGAGCAAATGTGGGATAAGTTGGTGAGTAAATATCCCAATATTCTCTTTGTCTTTAGTGGACATGTTTTGAATAGCGGTGTTGGAACGTTGGTTAGTATAGGTGAACAAGGTAATAAGGTATATCAGATGTTGGCTAACTTTCAGGATGGAGTGAAAGGAACGAATAGAGGACAAACCGGTTTTTTACGTATTGTAGATATAGATGTGAAAAAGAAACAGGTAAAAGTGGACACTTATTCTCCTTATTTGAAAGAATATAAGACTGATGCTAAGAATAGATTCTCATTTGAGAGAGTTGATTTTAAATAA
- a CDS encoding sulfatase: protein MSSIQSFYFVCVITLLSSARVYGQKKGKMNVLFIIADDMRPELGCYGIEDIVTPHIDRLAEQATVFQNAYCNIPVSGASRASLFTGVYPCYPERFTAFDANAEKDCPNALSLPECFKKSGYYVISNGKVFHNITDHARSWSEYPWRVYPDGYGKDWAEYNKWELWQNEESSRYIHPKTLRGPFCELADVSDTTYIDGRVAQKTIADLRRLKEMKVPFFLACGFWKPHLPFNAPKKYWDLYQREKIQLASNSYRSKALPKQVTSSGEIRGYGKFTTTKDEAFQREAKHGYYACVSYIDAQIGLVLDELERLGLAESTILVILGDHGWHLGEHGFWGKHNLMNHATRAPLIVRVPHCKGGKAGGVVEFVDIYPTLCELCKVPVPEGQLQGKSFVPILQDSEKRIKEYAFVQWQGGYNIVSERYSSAIWLKGDSVVGRMVFERQSDVAENENKVGSAPLSEEIKELETQIRIKKRQLEK, encoded by the coding sequence ATGAGCAGCATTCAATCATTTTATTTTGTATGTGTGATTACTTTGCTTTCTTCTGCCCGTGTTTATGGACAGAAGAAGGGCAAGATGAATGTTTTATTTATCATTGCTGATGATATGCGGCCTGAATTGGGGTGTTACGGAATAGAGGATATTGTGACTCCTCACATTGATAGATTGGCAGAGCAGGCTACGGTCTTTCAAAATGCATATTGTAATATTCCTGTGAGCGGGGCTTCCAGAGCGAGTCTATTTACAGGAGTATATCCTTGTTATCCGGAACGTTTTACTGCTTTCGATGCTAATGCAGAGAAAGATTGTCCAAATGCACTTTCGCTTCCGGAGTGTTTTAAGAAAAGTGGATATTATGTTATTTCTAATGGAAAAGTTTTCCATAATATAACCGATCATGCCCGTAGTTGGTCAGAATATCCGTGGAGAGTATATCCTGATGGTTACGGTAAGGATTGGGCTGAATATAATAAGTGGGAATTGTGGCAGAACGAAGAGTCTTCCCGTTATATCCACCCTAAGACTTTGCGAGGACCGTTCTGTGAATTGGCTGATGTTTCGGATACAACTTATATTGATGGTAGAGTAGCGCAGAAGACGATTGCAGATTTAAGGAGATTGAAAGAGATGAAAGTACCTTTCTTCTTGGCATGTGGTTTCTGGAAGCCACATTTGCCGTTCAATGCTCCTAAGAAATATTGGGATTTATATCAAAGGGAGAAGATTCAGTTGGCATCGAATTCTTATCGATCGAAAGCATTGCCGAAGCAGGTTACTTCCTCCGGTGAGATTCGTGGATATGGGAAATTTACGACAACAAAGGATGAGGCTTTTCAGCGAGAGGCAAAGCACGGTTATTATGCATGTGTGAGTTACATAGATGCGCAGATCGGTTTAGTACTTGATGAACTTGAACGTTTGGGATTGGCAGAGAGTACGATATTAGTGATATTAGGAGATCATGGCTGGCATTTGGGTGAACATGGTTTCTGGGGAAAACATAACCTGATGAATCATGCGACCCGTGCTCCATTGATTGTCCGTGTGCCTCATTGTAAAGGTGGAAAAGCTGGGGGAGTTGTAGAATTTGTGGATATTTATCCCACATTGTGTGAGTTGTGTAAAGTTCCGGTTCCTGAGGGGCAATTACAGGGAAAAAGCTTTGTTCCTATTCTGCAGGATAGTGAGAAGAGGATAAAAGAATACGCTTTTGTTCAATGGCAAGGTGGGTATAATATTGTTTCGGAGCGATATAGCAGTGCTATATGGTTGAAAGGTGATTCTGTTGTAGGCCGGATGGTGTTTGAACGCCAATCGGATGTTGCAGAGAATGAAAACAAAGTGGGTTCTGCCCCATTAAGTGAAGAGATAAAAGAACTGGAAACTCAGATAAGAATAAAAAAACGTCAATTAGAAAAATAA
- a CDS encoding glycoside hydrolase family 88 protein has translation MKVGSSIIAFGGLMAVCSCSIPKSEMSTLVNNSLQIATVQSKFMAENLLNEEEKLPRTIGKDGKLMTSKAKWWTSGFFPGVLWYLYEVNQDNSLKMYAENYTKRIENEKYTTDNHDVGFMLYCSFGNGLRLTSNDEYKQVLLQGAESLSTRFRPQVGCIRSWDWNQKVWEYPVIIDNMMNLEMLMWASKNSDNPKFAEIAKSHADVTMKHHFRPDYSSYHVISYDTISGQPEKKNTCQGYAHESCWARGQGWALYGYTMMYRETGEEKYLQHATNVAKFIMNHPRLPEDKIPYWDFDAPDIPNELRDASAGALMASAFIELSQYTEGDFSKQCLSVAEMQLKTLSSPEYLAEPGTNCNFILKHSVGNNPGKAEVDVPLTYADYYYVEALVRYKRDILKEKLH, from the coding sequence ATGAAAGTAGGTTCATCTATTATTGCATTTGGGGGACTGATGGCAGTTTGTAGTTGTTCGATTCCCAAAAGCGAAATGAGTACTCTTGTGAATAATAGTTTGCAAATAGCGACTGTTCAATCAAAGTTTATGGCTGAGAATTTATTGAATGAAGAGGAGAAACTGCCACGTACTATTGGTAAGGATGGTAAACTGATGACTTCAAAGGCCAAATGGTGGACAAGTGGTTTTTTCCCTGGGGTATTATGGTATTTGTATGAGGTGAATCAAGATAATTCCTTGAAAATGTATGCAGAAAACTATACCAAAAGGATAGAAAATGAGAAATACACAACAGATAATCACGATGTGGGATTTATGTTGTATTGCAGTTTTGGTAATGGATTGCGTCTGACAAGCAATGATGAGTATAAACAGGTATTGTTGCAAGGAGCGGAATCATTGAGTACTCGTTTTCGTCCACAAGTCGGTTGCATACGTTCATGGGACTGGAATCAGAAAGTGTGGGAATATCCGGTAATTATTGATAATATGATGAATTTAGAGATGCTGATGTGGGCTTCCAAGAATTCCGATAATCCGAAATTTGCGGAAATAGCCAAGTCACATGCAGATGTGACGATGAAGCATCATTTCCGTCCGGATTATAGCTCATACCATGTGATTTCTTATGATACGATCTCGGGACAGCCTGAAAAGAAAAACACTTGTCAGGGATATGCTCATGAATCATGTTGGGCACGTGGTCAGGGCTGGGCATTATATGGCTATACAATGATGTATCGTGAGACCGGGGAAGAGAAATATCTGCAACATGCTACCAATGTGGCTAAATTTATTATGAATCATCCCCGTTTGCCTGAAGATAAAATTCCATATTGGGATTTTGATGCTCCTGATATTCCCAATGAACTTCGTGATGCTTCTGCAGGAGCATTAATGGCTTCGGCTTTCATCGAACTTAGCCAGTATACTGAAGGTGACTTCTCAAAACAATGCCTTTCTGTAGCCGAAATGCAGTTGAAGACTTTATCATCACCGGAATATTTGGCTGAGCCTGGTACAAATTGTAATTTTATTCTGAAACATTCAGTAGGTAATAATCCGGGTAAGGCAGAGGTTGATGTACCGTTAACTTACGCTGATTATTATTATGTTGAAGCTTTAGTACGTTATAAAAGAGATATTTTAAAAGAAAAACTTCATTAA
- a CDS encoding glycosyl hydrolase, with protein sequence MIQRLSFWIMMIVCSVMVSGQEYDGYYTNPILPSGADPWVVKHEGWYYYCCGVPGGIGVSRSRDLHKINPPVRVWKAPEKGQWNSTCIWAPELHFWKGKWYIFYAGGYSGPPFIHQKTGVLESVTSDAMGEYIDKGMLFTGDVLGDWKNNRWAIDMTLLEHKGQLYAVWSGWENSEPTDKTQQHLYIAKMENPWTMASGRVKISSPDRYYEQGELPLNEGPQILKHEKDVFVVYSCGQSWLDTYKLSYLRLKDPNADLLDPKSWIKSDKPVFEGTDQVFGVGHASFTTSHDDKEHYIYYHTKKERKPGWQRDIRLQKFTFDASGVPCFGKPLPVSEKLPLPSGTAHPVKVRPMSELEKDFTQLSSTARPYTYWFWMNGNITKEGITKDLEAMHRIGIGGVFNLEGGTGIPKGPVTYLSPEWSELKAHAIKEAARLGIDYVMHNCPGWSSSGGPWITPEYSMQKLTWSETEVAGGKRVDTLLLRPATELGYYRDIAVLAFPSFKNGKPVGFSDWQLLNNSVFNHRGKICIQTYDKEQVICLEDIINLTNQVDSLGHLNWEAPLGDWTVIRLGHTSTGRKNCAAPDTGVGLECDKFSKQAIQLHFNKMMDLLYPLIKPYVHQIQIGLEIDSWEVGMQNWTSGFEGEFCERTGYDLIKYLPAMTGKIVGSKEMTERFLWDIRRVQADLLADNYYGEFRNLCNQYGLVSYCEPYDRGPMEELQIGSRVDGVMGEFWNGLSAIFQNNLMMRRTTKLASSIAHINGQKVVGAEAYTSEPESGRWQEYPFSLKAVGDKAFTEGINRMVIHRYAMQPHPNAVPAMTLGPWGIHFDRTNTWWEPGRAWIDYLNRCQTLLQEGLFVADLAYFTGDKIIGYTKVHRRDLNPIPPEGYDYDLINTETLLNRAWVERGHLRLPDGMNYRVLVLQEQSHITLSLLRKLRDMVEQGLIIVGARPQQTVGLQSYSVVEEKEFEQLCDELWGKAVTTVVDHSVGKGRIFWETSLNLKQVLEKIQLRPDFEVSTDPISAPIRYIHRQVGESDIYFVANQQRTSKEVICNFRVKGKIPEFWNPISGERTRAMVYQTNEETISVPIQLEAYGSVFVVFRSDLPEQEAIRSIHKDGKCLIDASAISTEEWNQAAYPDIRDNFSISLWVKPESDAMLNIDNPMGYIPYPWTEYYAIYPSGGELLYGVGHATCGLAVGRNGVAVWENEKGYPEFKMGVEKPISGWSHICLVYREGAPHIYINGEHIAYKTKSLQTIHPGLNFTTLKEGASYYNGDMSVPVLFSRVLSDKEISQLVAKGYTRNTDERILDWIPYADTRVLLAWSDGNYEFVTSDGIKREVKIEKTGSPVIINQKWEVSFPKGLGAPEKISLPQLCSLHKHEDEGVKYFSGTATYKTNFVVKPSMLSEDRVISLDLGAVEVMAEVIVNGVNKGILWSRPYLIDVTDVLKQGENILEIKVTNQWTNRLIGDEQLLEENEYVPGGGVNGIAALSRGAIRKLPEWYKNGVNKPEVGRVAFTTWKHYRKDSPLIESGLIGPVRLIPAKKIEFK encoded by the coding sequence ATGATACAAAGATTATCTTTCTGGATAATGATGATTGTCTGTTCGGTGATGGTGAGTGGGCAAGAATATGACGGATATTACACAAATCCTATCCTGCCTTCGGGTGCTGATCCTTGGGTTGTAAAACATGAAGGATGGTATTATTATTGCTGCGGAGTGCCGGGTGGCATCGGAGTTTCCCGCTCTCGTGATTTGCATAAGATAAATCCTCCTGTACGTGTTTGGAAGGCACCGGAAAAAGGACAATGGAATTCGACTTGCATTTGGGCGCCCGAACTTCATTTCTGGAAAGGTAAATGGTATATTTTTTATGCGGGCGGATATAGCGGTCCTCCTTTTATTCACCAAAAGACAGGCGTGTTGGAGTCTGTTACATCAGACGCAATGGGCGAGTATATCGACAAAGGAATGCTGTTTACGGGGGATGTTTTGGGAGACTGGAAAAACAATCGCTGGGCGATTGATATGACTTTGTTGGAGCATAAAGGACAATTGTATGCTGTCTGGTCCGGTTGGGAGAATAGTGAACCGACTGACAAAACTCAGCAACATCTTTATATCGCAAAAATGGAGAATCCTTGGACAATGGCTTCCGGAAGAGTAAAAATATCGTCACCGGACCGCTATTATGAACAAGGAGAGTTGCCATTGAATGAGGGACCGCAGATTTTAAAACACGAGAAAGATGTATTTGTTGTTTATTCCTGCGGGCAATCATGGCTGGATACATATAAACTTTCTTATTTGCGTCTGAAGGATCCGAACGCAGATTTGTTAGATCCGAAAAGCTGGATTAAAAGTGATAAACCTGTATTTGAAGGTACCGATCAAGTATTTGGGGTAGGGCATGCCAGTTTTACAACTTCTCATGATGACAAGGAACATTATATTTATTACCATACAAAAAAAGAGAGAAAACCCGGTTGGCAACGGGATATTCGTCTTCAGAAGTTTACTTTTGATGCATCTGGCGTTCCATGTTTTGGGAAACCGCTTCCGGTAAGCGAGAAACTTCCTTTACCTTCGGGCACTGCTCATCCTGTAAAAGTTAGGCCGATGAGTGAGCTGGAAAAAGACTTTACCCAATTGTCTTCGACTGCCCGGCCTTATACATATTGGTTCTGGATGAATGGAAATATCACAAAGGAAGGCATTACAAAGGATCTGGAGGCGATGCATCGTATTGGGATAGGTGGTGTTTTCAATCTGGAAGGGGGAACTGGAATTCCGAAGGGGCCTGTTACTTACTTAAGTCCGGAGTGGTCGGAATTAAAAGCGCATGCTATAAAAGAAGCAGCTCGTTTAGGTATTGATTATGTGATGCATAATTGTCCGGGTTGGTCGTCAAGTGGTGGTCCTTGGATTACTCCTGAGTATTCAATGCAAAAGTTGACTTGGAGTGAGACTGAGGTGGCAGGTGGTAAACGGGTGGATACTTTATTACTTCGGCCGGCAACGGAATTAGGATATTATAGAGATATAGCTGTGTTAGCTTTCCCCTCTTTCAAGAATGGCAAACCTGTGGGTTTTTCTGATTGGCAGTTATTGAATAACAGTGTTTTTAATCATAGAGGGAAGATCTGTATACAAACGTATGACAAAGAACAAGTTATTTGCTTGGAAGATATTATTAACTTGACGAATCAGGTTGATTCTTTGGGACATCTGAATTGGGAGGCACCTTTGGGAGACTGGACAGTCATCCGTTTGGGACATACTTCTACCGGAAGAAAAAACTGTGCAGCTCCGGATACAGGCGTGGGGCTTGAATGCGATAAGTTTAGCAAACAGGCGATTCAGCTTCATTTTAATAAAATGATGGATTTATTGTATCCACTAATCAAACCTTATGTTCATCAGATTCAGATAGGTCTGGAGATAGATAGCTGGGAAGTCGGTATGCAAAACTGGACATCCGGATTTGAAGGTGAGTTTTGTGAAAGGACCGGATATGATTTAATTAAATATTTGCCGGCTATGACAGGTAAGATTGTAGGAAGTAAAGAAATGACAGAACGTTTCTTATGGGATATTCGTCGTGTACAGGCTGATTTGCTGGCAGATAATTATTATGGTGAATTTCGGAATTTATGTAATCAATATGGGCTGGTATCATATTGCGAACCTTATGATCGAGGGCCAATGGAAGAATTACAAATAGGTTCACGGGTAGATGGGGTTATGGGAGAGTTTTGGAATGGGTTATCTGCTATTTTCCAGAACAATTTGATGATGCGGCGTACTACAAAATTGGCGTCTTCGATAGCTCATATCAACGGTCAGAAAGTGGTGGGTGCCGAGGCATATACTTCTGAACCTGAGTCGGGAAGATGGCAGGAATATCCATTTTCTTTGAAGGCTGTTGGTGATAAGGCGTTTACAGAGGGGATTAATCGGATGGTGATTCATCGTTATGCAATGCAACCTCATCCGAATGCTGTCCCCGCTATGACTTTAGGTCCTTGGGGGATACATTTTGACAGAACTAATACCTGGTGGGAGCCGGGGCGTGCCTGGATAGATTATCTAAACCGTTGTCAAACTCTATTGCAAGAGGGATTATTCGTAGCTGATCTTGCATACTTTACAGGTGATAAGATTATAGGATACACGAAGGTGCATAGAAGAGATTTGAATCCGATACCACCGGAAGGATATGATTACGATTTGATAAATACGGAAACGTTATTGAATAGAGCTTGGGTAGAACGTGGGCATTTAAGGCTTCCGGACGGAATGAATTATCGTGTATTAGTTTTACAGGAACAATCACATATTACGTTGAGTTTATTGAGGAAACTGCGGGATATGGTGGAACAGGGATTGATAATTGTCGGTGCCCGTCCGCAACAGACTGTGGGGTTGCAATCTTATTCTGTTGTTGAAGAAAAAGAGTTTGAGCAACTTTGTGACGAACTGTGGGGAAAGGCTGTAACCACAGTGGTGGATCATAGCGTAGGGAAAGGTCGAATTTTTTGGGAAACCTCTTTAAACTTGAAACAAGTACTTGAGAAGATTCAGTTAAGACCTGACTTTGAAGTGAGTACAGATCCAATTAGTGCCCCAATACGCTATATTCATAGGCAGGTAGGAGAGTCGGATATTTATTTTGTTGCTAACCAGCAACGGACTTCGAAAGAGGTTATTTGTAACTTTCGTGTGAAAGGAAAGATTCCTGAGTTTTGGAATCCTATATCAGGTGAAAGAACACGGGCTATGGTATATCAAACGAATGAAGAAACCATATCGGTGCCTATTCAACTGGAAGCGTATGGTTCTGTGTTCGTTGTCTTTCGTTCTGATCTTCCTGAACAGGAGGCTATTCGTTCTATTCATAAAGATGGGAAGTGTCTGATAGATGCTTCTGCTATATCAACCGAAGAATGGAATCAGGCGGCATATCCTGATATAAGAGACAATTTCTCAATCTCATTGTGGGTGAAACCGGAATCAGATGCCATGTTGAATATAGATAACCCTATGGGATATATACCATACCCTTGGACGGAATATTATGCAATCTATCCGTCGGGCGGTGAACTGTTATATGGCGTAGGACATGCCACTTGTGGACTGGCTGTAGGTAGAAATGGAGTTGCGGTATGGGAGAATGAGAAAGGATACCCTGAGTTTAAAATGGGAGTGGAAAAACCTATTTCCGGTTGGAGTCATATTTGTCTGGTTTATAGGGAAGGGGCTCCGCATATTTATATCAATGGAGAGCATATAGCTTATAAGACGAAGTCTTTGCAAACAATTCATCCTGGATTGAATTTCACTACTTTAAAAGAAGGAGCTTCCTATTATAATGGGGATATGTCTGTTCCGGTATTGTTTTCTAGAGTATTGTCAGATAAGGAGATTTCTCAATTGGTAGCCAAAGGATATACAAGAAATACTGATGAGCGTATATTGGACTGGATACCTTATGCGGATACCCGCGTTCTGTTGGCATGGAGTGATGGAAATTATGAGTTTGTTACATCGGACGGTATAAAAAGAGAGGTGAAGATTGAAAAAACAGGAAGTCCGGTGATCATAAATCAGAAATGGGAGGTTAGTTTCCCGAAAGGGTTGGGAGCACCGGAAAAAATAAGTTTGCCCCAATTGTGCTCTTTGCATAAACACGAAGATGAAGGCGTTAAATATTTTTCTGGTACAGCTACTTATAAGACTAACTTTGTCGTGAAGCCTTCTATGTTGTCCGAGGATAGAGTTATTTCCCTTGATTTGGGCGCAGTAGAGGTGATGGCGGAGGTGATTGTTAATGGAGTAAATAAAGGAATCCTTTGGTCTCGTCCGTATTTAATTGATGTCACTGATGTGCTGAAACAGGGTGAAAATATATTGGAAATTAAGGTGACTAATCAATGGACGAATCGTCTGATTGGAGATGAACAGTTGCTAGAGGAGAATGAGTATGTGCCTGGAGGTGGAGTAAATGGAATTGCTGCCTTGAGCCGTGGAGCTATCAGAAAGCTACCGGAATGGTATAAAAATGGAGTAAATAAACCGGAAGTCGGAAGAGTAGCATTCACTACTTGGAAACACTACCGGAAAGACTCGCCATTGATAGAATCGGGTTTGATAGGACCTGTCCGGCTGATTCCAGCGAAAAAAATAGAATTTAAATAG
- a CDS encoding beta-L-arabinofuranosidase domain-containing protein, which yields MVCERIVVKTSVRMLLSLLLIFGSVNPAMSVLRKGNTLIGTSFESYFPLKEIRLLDGPFLDLQQKGKEYLLWLNPDSLLHFYRIESGLSSKAGPYAGWESQDVWGAGPLRGGFLGFYLSSVSMMYQSTSDRELLRRLKYVLKELKLCQEAGKDGFLLGVKGGRKLFREVTSGKIKTDNPTVNGVWAPVYLINKMLLGLSAAYTQCDLKEALPILVRLADWFGYQVLDKLTDEQIQQLLICEHGSINESYVEAYELTGQKRFLDWARRLNDRAMWVPLSEGKDILFGWHANTQIPKFTGFHKYYMFTDDQRFLTAATNFWDIVMQNHTWVIGGNSTGEHFFSKKEFIERMFHISGPETCNSVNMLRLTESLFSLQPNATKAAYYERTLFNHILSAYDPVKGMCCYFTSMRPGHYRIYASRDSSFWCCGHTGLESPAKLGKFIYSHKVTNTHEEREIRVNLFIPSVLFWKEGGVELIQRNRIPESEKVDFALNLKKKQKLVLRVRKPGWTDKATFIINGKEEQPLLGSDGYWIIDRMWERKNVITLRLPMHIYTENLTGTDRYVALLYGPYVLAGRMGKENLPTTFWGKMNNTAMNKMDVAKVPVFRELVEQIPTHVEAVSGEPLKFGINLKGFEHIVLEPFYKVHFERYAVYWPIIH from the coding sequence ATGGTGTGTGAGCGTATAGTGGTCAAGACATCCGTAAGAATGCTATTGAGCTTATTGCTAATCTTTGGCTCAGTGAATCCTGCTATGTCTGTGTTACGAAAAGGGAATACATTGATTGGTACGTCTTTTGAAAGTTATTTTCCATTGAAAGAAATACGTTTATTGGATGGTCCTTTTCTTGATTTGCAACAGAAAGGCAAAGAATATCTTCTTTGGTTGAATCCTGACTCTTTGCTTCATTTTTATCGGATTGAATCGGGGTTGTCATCGAAAGCTGGACCTTATGCCGGCTGGGAGTCGCAAGACGTATGGGGAGCAGGACCACTTCGGGGTGGATTTCTCGGGTTCTATCTTTCTTCTGTATCGATGATGTATCAATCTACGAGCGATAGAGAATTGCTGAGACGATTGAAATATGTGCTGAAAGAATTGAAGCTATGTCAGGAAGCCGGTAAAGATGGATTTTTGTTAGGAGTGAAAGGGGGCAGAAAACTATTCCGGGAAGTGACCTCAGGAAAGATTAAAACGGATAATCCTACGGTCAATGGTGTCTGGGCACCTGTTTATCTGATTAATAAAATGCTACTCGGGCTTTCTGCTGCTTATACACAGTGTGACTTGAAAGAAGCGTTGCCGATATTAGTTCGGTTGGCCGATTGGTTTGGTTATCAGGTATTGGATAAGCTGACTGATGAACAGATTCAGCAATTATTGATTTGTGAACATGGTTCGATTAATGAATCTTACGTTGAGGCTTATGAGTTGACGGGACAAAAGCGTTTCCTTGACTGGGCTCGCCGTTTAAATGATCGGGCTATGTGGGTTCCTCTGTCCGAGGGAAAAGATATTTTATTTGGTTGGCACGCCAATACGCAGATTCCGAAATTTACAGGTTTTCATAAGTACTATATGTTTACCGATGATCAACGTTTTCTTACCGCAGCTACTAATTTTTGGGATATTGTGATGCAAAACCATACTTGGGTGATAGGGGGAAACAGTACTGGAGAGCATTTCTTTTCTAAGAAAGAATTTATAGAGAGAATGTTCCATATTAGCGGGCCGGAAACATGCAATTCTGTGAATATGTTGCGTTTGACCGAATCTCTGTTCAGTTTGCAGCCGAATGCGACTAAAGCGGCATACTATGAAAGAACTTTGTTCAATCATATTTTGTCGGCGTATGATCCAGTGAAAGGTATGTGCTGTTATTTTACTTCCATGCGACCGGGGCATTATCGTATCTATGCTTCACGAGACAGTTCTTTTTGGTGTTGTGGACATACCGGTCTGGAAAGTCCAGCGAAATTGGGTAAGTTTATTTACAGTCATAAAGTGACGAATACTCATGAAGAAAGAGAGATCAGGGTGAATTTGTTCATTCCTTCGGTTCTCTTCTGGAAGGAAGGTGGAGTTGAACTCATTCAGCGAAACCGGATTCCGGAGTCCGAAAAGGTCGACTTTGCGTTGAATTTAAAGAAAAAACAGAAGCTAGTTCTCCGCGTTCGCAAGCCGGGTTGGACTGATAAAGCTACTTTCATAATTAATGGAAAAGAAGAACAGCCCCTGCTTGGCAGTGATGGATATTGGATTATAGACAGAATGTGGGAGCGGAAGAATGTGATTACACTACGACTTCCGATGCATATATATACAGAGAACTTAACAGGTACCGACCGTTATGTCGCATTGCTATATGGACCTTACGTACTTGCCGGGCGTATGGGAAAGGAAAATCTTCCTACTACTTTTTGGGGGAAGATGAACAATACAGCTATGAATAAGATGGACGTGGCAAAAGTTCCAGTATTCAGAGAGCTTGTAGAACAGATTCCAACTCACGTGGAGGCTGTTTCAGGAGAACCATTGAAGTTTGGCATAAACTTAAAAGGTTTTGAGCATATAGTGCTGGAACCTTTTTATAAAGTTCATTTTGAACGTTATGCGGTATATTGGCCGATAATTCATTAG